A single genomic interval of Syntrophales bacterium harbors:
- the nusA gene encoding transcription termination factor NusA, with translation MFAELKRLIEQMGKDRGIDKEVIIQALEDAMLMAARKKLGADVELEAHYNDEAGEIEVFQFKTVVEKVMDPETQISVEEAVANLDEEAQFGDVLGSKIETSTFGRIAVQTARQIIIQRVKDAERDNIYEEYHDKKGDISNGFVQRVEGGNIIVNLGTTEGVLPVNEQIFKEAYKRGDRIRSFICEVKKITKGPQIILSRTHPGFLKALFELEVPEIAEGLIEIVNVAREPGKRSKIAVRTRDKDIDPVGACVGMRGARVQSVVQELRGEKIDIVPYSEDQAKYVCNALAPAKVNRVFVDEENRAMEVIVADDQLSLAIGKSGQNVRLAVKLTSWKIDVKSESATAVKTEEEGYRALMEIPGIGEMNAEKLVAAGLKSVAMLAAADVEQLSALPDVGETTAEAWIKGAEMAIDQELGEK, from the coding sequence ATGTTTGCGGAGCTAAAACGTCTGATTGAACAGATGGGAAAGGATCGCGGGATAGACAAAGAGGTGATCATCCAGGCGCTGGAAGACGCCATGCTGATGGCTGCCCGAAAGAAACTGGGCGCTGACGTGGAATTGGAGGCTCACTATAATGACGAGGCCGGCGAGATCGAGGTCTTTCAGTTCAAGACTGTAGTGGAAAAGGTCATGGATCCCGAGACGCAGATTTCCGTTGAAGAGGCAGTAGCAAACCTTGATGAGGAAGCGCAGTTTGGAGACGTTCTGGGCAGCAAGATTGAGACGAGCACCTTCGGCCGCATCGCTGTGCAAACGGCCCGGCAGATAATTATCCAGCGGGTAAAAGACGCGGAACGCGATAATATATATGAAGAATACCACGACAAAAAAGGCGATATCAGCAATGGGTTTGTTCAGCGAGTCGAGGGGGGAAACATAATTGTCAACCTTGGCACTACAGAGGGCGTATTGCCTGTGAATGAGCAGATCTTCAAAGAGGCTTACAAAAGGGGAGACAGAATAAGGAGCTTTATCTGCGAGGTTAAAAAGATTACCAAGGGTCCGCAGATTATTCTGTCGCGCACCCATCCCGGTTTTCTGAAGGCATTGTTCGAGTTGGAAGTTCCTGAAATTGCAGAAGGACTCATAGAAATAGTCAATGTGGCGCGGGAGCCCGGGAAACGTTCCAAGATCGCCGTCAGGACCAGAGACAAGGATATAGATCCGGTGGGCGCCTGTGTGGGGATGAGGGGCGCCCGGGTGCAGAGCGTGGTTCAGGAGCTCCGGGGAGAAAAGATAGACATAGTCCCCTATTCGGAAGATCAGGCCAAATATGTTTGCAATGCCCTTGCCCCGGCCAAGGTGAACAGGGTGTTCGTTGATGAAGAAAACAGGGCGATGGAGGTAATTGTTGCCGATGATCAGCTTTCGCTGGCAATTGGAAAGAGTGGCCAAAATGTCAGATTGGCGGTAAAATTGACCAGCTGGAAGATTGATGTAAAAAGCGAGTCGGCGACAGCCGTCAAGACGGAGGAAGAGGGTTACAGGGCTTTAATGGAAATACCCGGCATAGGGGAAATGAATGCGGAAAAACTTGTTGCCGCCGGCTTGAAGAGCGTAGCGATGCTGGCCGCCGCCGACGTGGAACAGCTTTCTGCCCTGCCTGACGTGGGCGAGACCACTGCCGAAGCCTGGATAAAAGGGGCGGAAATGGCTATCGATCAAGAGCTTGGGGAAAAGTAA
- a CDS encoding polyribonucleotide nucleotidyltransferase, giving the protein MSKTFSAEFAGRTISLKTDYLAGQADGAVLATYGETVVLVTAVSLKTAREGGDFLPLTVDYQEMTYAAGKIPGGFFKREGRPNEKEILTSRIIDRSIRPLFPKNYFHETQLVASVLSVDEENDSDVTAMLAASAALEISDIPFKGPIAGVRVCRVEGALLANPPLALQEKSELNLFLVGRKIVPGTEGRDYDVNLVMLEGALNEVAEDIVVDAISFGLEAMRPVIDLQDKVRGEVGKPKRVFVAPPVDEALVAKVTEIALPGLKEGYSIAGKLERYAKLGDVRRNVVQELTAENPGLKGKILEIVESLERRILREMIIKENRRIDGRSSTEVRPITCEVGMLPRAHGSAIFTRGETQALVTVTLGTSHDEQRMDYIAGEETRSFLLHYNFPPYSVGEAKPLRSPGRREIGHGALARRALLPVLPTKDSFPYTIRVVSDIMASNGSSSMATVCGGCLALMDAGVPIREIVAGVAMGLLQEDGKVVVLTDILGDEDHAGDMDFKVCGTAKGINSMQMDIKIDNLTRDILRKALSQAREGRLFIIEKLRETLAAPKLEMSKHAPRITTVKVRPEKVRDVIGSGGKNIRQIVAETGVEINIEDDGTVTIASSDADASSRAVAMVKWLTEEAEVGKIYTGTVKKIVDFGAFVEIIPGTEGLLHISQLAKERVNKVTDILQEGDEVKVKVLEVDKQGKIRLSRKEALE; this is encoded by the coding sequence ATGAGTAAGACATTCAGTGCGGAATTTGCAGGCAGAACAATCTCCCTGAAAACGGATTATCTGGCTGGGCAGGCGGACGGCGCGGTTTTGGCCACTTATGGAGAGACAGTCGTTCTGGTAACCGCCGTTTCTCTGAAAACGGCAAGGGAGGGCGGCGATTTTCTCCCGTTGACGGTTGATTATCAGGAGATGACCTACGCCGCGGGAAAGATCCCGGGCGGTTTTTTCAAACGGGAGGGGCGTCCAAACGAAAAGGAGATTCTGACCTCACGGATCATCGATCGTTCCATCCGGCCGCTCTTTCCCAAAAATTATTTTCATGAAACCCAGCTTGTGGCATCGGTTCTTTCCGTTGATGAAGAGAACGATTCCGATGTGACCGCGATGCTTGCGGCCTCGGCGGCTTTGGAGATTTCGGATATCCCGTTCAAAGGGCCAATTGCCGGGGTGCGCGTCTGCCGTGTGGAAGGCGCTTTGCTCGCGAATCCGCCCCTGGCGCTTCAGGAAAAAAGCGAGCTGAACCTCTTTTTGGTGGGGCGCAAGATCGTTCCGGGGACGGAGGGAAGGGATTACGATGTCAACCTGGTGATGCTCGAAGGGGCACTGAACGAGGTGGCAGAGGATATCGTCGTTGACGCGATCAGCTTCGGCCTGGAGGCGATGCGTCCGGTGATCGACCTGCAGGACAAAGTGCGCGGCGAGGTCGGCAAGCCGAAACGGGTTTTTGTGGCGCCCCCTGTGGATGAGGCTCTCGTAGCAAAGGTTACGGAAATTGCCCTGCCGGGGCTCAAAGAGGGCTACTCGATCGCGGGAAAGCTGGAGCGCTACGCCAAACTCGGCGATGTCCGTAGAAACGTCGTCCAGGAATTGACGGCGGAAAACCCCGGGCTGAAGGGCAAGATACTGGAGATTGTCGAATCGCTGGAAAGACGCATCCTGCGCGAAATGATTATTAAAGAAAATCGCCGGATTGATGGCCGCAGCAGCACGGAGGTGCGTCCGATAACATGCGAGGTCGGCATGCTGCCCCGCGCCCACGGCTCGGCGATCTTCACCCGGGGCGAGACGCAGGCGTTAGTCACGGTTACGCTGGGGACGTCCCATGACGAGCAGCGGATGGACTATATTGCCGGCGAGGAGACGCGTTCTTTCCTGCTCCATTATAACTTTCCCCCCTACTCGGTCGGCGAGGCCAAGCCGCTCCGCAGTCCGGGTCGGCGCGAGATCGGCCACGGGGCGCTGGCCAGAAGGGCGCTGCTTCCGGTTTTGCCTACGAAGGATTCTTTCCCCTATACGATCAGGGTCGTCTCCGACATTATGGCCTCCAATGGTTCCTCTTCGATGGCGACCGTCTGCGGCGGCTGTCTGGCCCTGATGGACGCCGGTGTCCCGATTCGGGAAATCGTTGCGGGGGTGGCGATGGGGCTGCTGCAGGAGGATGGCAAGGTGGTCGTTCTTACCGATATTCTCGGCGACGAGGATCATGCCGGGGATATGGACTTCAAGGTCTGCGGCACGGCTAAGGGGATAAACTCCATGCAGATGGATATCAAGATCGACAATCTGACCAGGGATATTCTCCGCAAGGCCCTGAGTCAGGCCCGCGAGGGGCGGCTGTTTATTATCGAAAAACTGCGCGAGACGCTGGCTGCGCCGAAGTTAGAGATGTCGAAACACGCGCCGAGAATCACCACTGTCAAGGTTCGTCCGGAGAAGGTCCGGGACGTGATCGGGTCTGGCGGCAAGAACATCCGCCAGATTGTGGCGGAGACCGGGGTCGAAATAAACATCGAGGACGACGGCACTGTAACCATCGCGTCCTCCGATGCCGATGCGTCATCCCGGGCGGTGGCGATGGTGAAATGGCTGACCGAGGAAGCGGAAGTCGGCAAAATCTATACCGGCACCGTCAAGAAGATCGTGGATTTCGGCGCCTTTGTCGAGATCATCCCCGGGACGGAGGGCCTTCTGCATATATCGCAGCTTGCCAAGGAGCGGGTAAACAAGGTCACCGATATCCTGCAGGAAGGCGACGAGGTGAAGGTGAAGGTGCTCGAAGTCGACAAGCAGGGGAAAATCCGTCTTAGCCGGAAGGAAGCGCTCGAATAA
- a CDS encoding bifunctional oligoribonuclease/PAP phosphatase NrnA: protein MLQQIGELIQQHQTFLIAAHERPDGDAIGSTLALYNMLRGMGKDAVVYNQDSTPENFLFLPGSDLITRKLPPVENFEVAAILDCGELERIGKEAAQIAKITQLVNIDHHVANGGFCDVCLLDADASSTGELIFRLARHLEFPLTSEIATCLYTAIVTDTGGFRYGNTRRDALLAAAELVEKGANPQWISENVYESDHPGRIRLLAMVLPTLTLEEEGRVGSLVVTQKALAEAGALPDHAEGFVDFPRSIRGVEISLLYSELVDGRFKISLRSKGKANVERVARFFGGGGHVNAAGFRVSGELSEIRRRVSEAIRDCIFNA, encoded by the coding sequence ATGCTTCAGCAGATAGGTGAATTGATCCAGCAGCATCAAACATTTCTGATTGCGGCTCATGAGCGTCCGGACGGGGACGCCATTGGTTCGACGCTGGCCCTTTATAATATGCTGCGCGGCATGGGAAAGGATGCCGTCGTTTACAATCAGGACAGCACGCCCGAAAACTTCCTTTTTCTTCCCGGCAGCGACCTGATTACCCGGAAGTTGCCGCCTGTTGAGAATTTTGAGGTGGCCGCTATTCTTGATTGCGGTGAACTGGAACGGATTGGAAAGGAAGCGGCGCAGATTGCAAAAATTACCCAGCTTGTGAACATCGATCACCATGTTGCCAACGGGGGGTTCTGCGATGTCTGCCTTCTTGATGCGGATGCGAGCTCTACCGGCGAGCTTATCTTTCGCCTGGCCCGACACCTGGAATTTCCGCTGACCAGCGAGATAGCGACTTGTCTTTACACGGCAATTGTAACCGATACCGGCGGTTTTCGTTACGGCAACACCCGCCGCGACGCCCTGCTGGCGGCGGCGGAGCTGGTGGAAAAAGGCGCCAATCCCCAATGGATTTCTGAAAACGTCTATGAATCTGACCATCCGGGGCGGATTCGGTTACTGGCGATGGTTTTGCCGACGCTGACCCTGGAAGAAGAGGGACGGGTGGGTTCGCTTGTTGTGACGCAAAAAGCCCTTGCCGAGGCCGGGGCGCTTCCCGATCATGCCGAGGGGTTCGTCGATTTTCCCCGTTCCATCCGCGGCGTGGAAATTTCCCTGCTGTATTCCGAGCTGGTTGACGGGCGCTTCAAGATCAGCCTCCGCTCCAAGGGGAAAGCAAATGTAGAGCGCGTTGCCCGGTTCTTTGGCGGGGGGGGGCATGTCAATGCCGCCGGCTTCCGCGTTTCCGGGGAGCTGTCGGAGATTCGCAGGCGCGTCAGTGAGGCGATAAGGGATTGCATATTCAACGCATGA
- the truB gene encoding tRNA pseudouridine(55) synthase TruB, with product MHIQRMNGVVVIDKPSGMTSHDVVARVRRISGISKVGHTGTLDPLATGVLPVCLNEATKLVQFLANDGKEYRATLLLGVRTDTLDTEGSVLSREVPLVSREQVETILKNFIGKLKQIVPRYSAVKVKGRALYDWTRRGIDVEPPEREVEIYDVRINEFSLPEVVFTVSCSKGTYIRSLCAEAGEALGCGGCMSELRRTRSGMFNLDSAIALDGLLKEEGWELAATKLTPLVELLPEFPLIEVDRPLAEKLRNGYQPAGEVLLRYHIPFLAEGDVVKLTTDKNRLVAVARMLCSSEELFSDRLKMQALKILRVFND from the coding sequence TTGCATATTCAACGCATGAACGGGGTTGTGGTCATCGACAAACCCTCGGGGATGACCTCTCATGACGTTGTCGCGCGTGTCCGCAGGATTTCAGGCATAAGCAAGGTTGGCCATACGGGGACGCTGGATCCTCTCGCTACGGGCGTTTTGCCCGTTTGCCTGAATGAAGCGACGAAATTAGTGCAGTTTCTGGCAAATGACGGCAAAGAGTACCGGGCGACTCTGCTGCTTGGGGTCAGAACGGATACCCTCGATACGGAGGGAAGCGTTCTTTCCCGGGAGGTTCCGCTGGTCAGCCGGGAACAGGTTGAAACGATTTTAAAAAACTTTATTGGGAAGCTAAAGCAGATTGTCCCGCGGTACTCGGCGGTTAAGGTGAAAGGCAGGGCTCTTTACGATTGGACAAGGCGGGGAATAGACGTTGAGCCTCCGGAACGGGAGGTGGAGATTTACGATGTCCGCATAAATGAATTTTCTCTTCCGGAGGTTGTCTTCACCGTTTCCTGCTCCAAGGGCACGTATATCCGCTCTTTGTGTGCGGAGGCCGGGGAGGCGCTCGGTTGTGGCGGGTGTATGTCGGAGTTGCGCCGGACGCGCAGCGGCATGTTTAATCTCGATTCAGCTATAGCCTTGGACGGCCTTCTGAAAGAGGAGGGATGGGAACTGGCGGCGACAAAACTGACGCCGCTTGTGGAACTGCTTCCGGAATTCCCGCTTATTGAGGTTGACCGGCCGCTGGCGGAGAAATTAAGAAACGGCTATCAGCCGGCAGGCGAGGTTCTGCTCCGTTATCATATTCCTTTTCTTGCGGAAGGAGATGTGGTAAAACTCACAACCGACAAAAACCGCCTCGTGGCTGTTGCCAGGATGTTATGTTCGTCGGAGGAGCTGTTTTCCGACCGGCTGAAGATGCAGGCATTAAAGATTTTACGCGTCTTTAATGACTGA
- the rpsO gene encoding 30S ribosomal protein S15 gives MLDVGKRKEIIGNYQLHEKDTGSPEVQVALLSARIEYLTEHFKTHKKDHHSRRGLLKLVGQRRRLLDYMKEKDVERYRTVIGRLGLRK, from the coding sequence GTGTTAGATGTAGGCAAAAGAAAAGAAATTATTGGGAATTATCAGTTGCACGAGAAGGATACCGGCTCTCCGGAGGTTCAGGTCGCTCTCTTGAGCGCCAGGATAGAGTACCTGACGGAACATTTCAAGACGCACAAGAAGGACCATCATTCTCGACGGGGACTGCTGAAACTGGTAGGCCAACGACGCAGACTGCTCGACTATATGAAGGAGAAGGACGTCGAACGCTACCGGACGGTGATCGGACGTCTTGGTCTCAGGAAGTAG
- a CDS encoding ribosome maturation factor RimP, protein MQTYEEQIGQLAEPLIAADGMEMVLVECLKMKAHWLVRVYIDKEGGVTVDDCAQVSDKLGDLLDVHDVPPGQYTLEISSPGLDRPLHRDKDFVRYCGSRIHVRLLEKLEGRRDLRGELVSYEDSDVAGKVIVMSVDGQTLRIPREKVVRANLEYTL, encoded by the coding sequence ATGCAAACGTATGAAGAACAAATTGGGCAACTTGCAGAGCCGCTGATCGCCGCGGATGGGATGGAGATGGTTCTGGTGGAATGCCTGAAGATGAAGGCCCACTGGCTGGTGCGCGTTTACATCGACAAGGAGGGCGGGGTCACCGTGGACGACTGCGCGCAGGTAAGCGACAAACTGGGCGACCTACTGGATGTCCATGATGTGCCGCCGGGGCAATATACGCTGGAGATCTCCTCGCCGGGTCTTGATCGTCCGCTCCATAGGGACAAGGATTTTGTAAGGTATTGCGGTTCCCGGATTCATGTCCGGCTTCTGGAAAAACTGGAAGGAAGGCGTGACTTGCGGGGCGAGTTGGTAAGTTATGAGGACAGCGACGTTGCAGGAAAGGTCATTGTGATGTCCGTGGATGGTCAAACCTTGCGAATCCCGAGGGAAAAGGTTGTAAGGGCCAATCTGGAATATACATTGTAA
- the infB gene encoding translation initiation factor IF-2, whose translation MSKKRVYELAKDLGLENKELIARLEKIGITGKSHSSALEDGELERMQAELLSKEPKEIVEKRIKSTVIRRRAVPSAVEDAPAEEESAEASSEIAPVEIEKPAETVAPVAERVQPEQPVKQEPVKQEPVKQPPVRTSIYRHEPLRGVIRRPPVPPANVPQKEEIAKKPVAESESHVAPPATAAPAEKQDKREEKVAAVQPEAATSASAGTKSLQDAAPRVHPPAAETRKQPFEQRPKPVAAPAKPLHTPSKEPFRKGEGAAAPLPARFGKPGKPAEAIDKLKKKGGTKAPFEVLMSDDAPRKKPFLKKLTDKKGQPLDSEQQERRPKWREEKKPAPVKMKKTLITTPKAIKRRIHVDEAISVGELAKRMGIKASEVINKLIGLGLMLTINQSVDIDTASLIAADFGYQVEASQGEREEIMQREEDSPEKLRLRAPVVTIMGHVDHGKTSLLDAIRQTNVIDGEAGGITQAIGAYRVNINNRDIVFLDTPGHEAFTAMRARGAQVTDIVVLVVAADDGIMDQTVEAINHAKVAGVPIIVAINKIDKPGADPGKIRQTLTEYNLLSEEWGGETIFCEVSAKKKIGIEGLLEMIILQTDIMELKADPDRPARGVIIEAKLDRGRGPLATVLIQEGTLHEGDAFVSKTEFGRVRALVNDQGKKISEAGPAMPVEVVGFSRVPQVGTEFVCVEDEKKARSIGQYWIRKERERDLSVSSKVTLEQLYQRIKEGAKELNVIVKADVQGSVEALCEALNKLSTNDIKLKIIHSSTGTITENDVMLASASDAIIIGFNVRPDARVAELAEHEGIDIKLYDIIYNVIADVRAAMEGLLEPVYKEVVQGRAEVREVFRVPKIGAIAGSFVLDGKIVRSASLRLIRDGVVVFEGKIASLRRFKDDAKEVAAGFECGIGIEGFNDMKAMDIIETYVKEQIERKL comes from the coding sequence ATGTCGAAAAAAAGGGTTTATGAACTGGCGAAGGATCTGGGGCTTGAGAACAAGGAGCTGATCGCGCGACTGGAAAAGATTGGCATTACCGGCAAATCCCATTCGAGCGCGCTCGAGGACGGCGAACTTGAGAGGATGCAGGCAGAACTGCTGTCAAAAGAGCCTAAAGAGATAGTGGAAAAAAGGATCAAGTCCACGGTCATCAGAAGAAGGGCTGTGCCTTCTGCCGTTGAAGATGCCCCTGCTGAAGAAGAAAGCGCCGAGGCAAGCAGCGAGATCGCCCCTGTTGAGATTGAAAAACCTGCCGAAACGGTCGCGCCGGTTGCGGAGAGAGTTCAGCCAGAGCAGCCGGTAAAGCAAGAGCCGGTAAAGCAAGAGCCGGTAAAGCAACCTCCGGTAAGGACCTCAATCTACAGGCATGAGCCTCTAAGAGGCGTTATCCGCCGGCCGCCTGTTCCGCCGGCCAATGTTCCCCAGAAGGAGGAGATCGCCAAAAAGCCTGTCGCAGAGTCAGAAAGCCACGTGGCGCCACCGGCAACGGCAGCGCCTGCGGAAAAGCAGGACAAACGTGAAGAAAAGGTTGCTGCTGTGCAGCCGGAGGCGGCAACATCTGCAAGCGCCGGGACTAAAAGCCTGCAAGATGCAGCCCCGAGGGTGCATCCTCCGGCAGCCGAAACCAGAAAGCAGCCGTTTGAGCAAAGGCCAAAGCCTGTTGCCGCCCCTGCCAAACCTTTGCATACACCTTCCAAAGAGCCATTTCGCAAGGGCGAGGGCGCGGCGGCGCCTTTGCCAGCGCGTTTCGGCAAACCAGGCAAGCCTGCGGAAGCGATTGACAAACTGAAGAAGAAGGGGGGAACAAAGGCGCCCTTTGAAGTTCTCATGAGCGATGATGCACCCAGGAAAAAACCATTTCTGAAGAAGTTAACCGATAAAAAGGGACAACCGCTCGATTCGGAGCAGCAGGAACGACGTCCGAAATGGCGTGAAGAAAAGAAACCTGCGCCGGTCAAGATGAAGAAGACGCTGATCACAACGCCCAAGGCGATCAAGCGAAGGATTCATGTTGACGAGGCGATAAGCGTTGGTGAGCTCGCCAAAAGGATGGGGATCAAGGCGTCTGAGGTTATCAACAAGCTGATCGGTCTCGGGCTGATGTTGACGATCAACCAGTCGGTTGATATCGATACGGCCTCCCTGATTGCCGCGGATTTTGGATACCAGGTGGAGGCGTCGCAGGGCGAGCGGGAAGAGATTATGCAGCGGGAAGAGGATTCCCCCGAGAAGCTCCGATTGAGAGCGCCCGTGGTCACGATCATGGGGCATGTTGATCACGGCAAGACTTCGCTGCTCGACGCGATCAGGCAGACTAACGTAATCGACGGCGAGGCGGGCGGCATAACCCAGGCAATCGGCGCGTACCGCGTCAATATCAACAACCGGGATATTGTTTTTCTGGATACGCCGGGGCATGAGGCGTTTACCGCGATGCGGGCGAGGGGCGCCCAGGTAACGGACATTGTAGTATTGGTTGTCGCCGCGGACGACGGCATTATGGATCAGACCGTTGAGGCGATAAATCATGCCAAGGTTGCCGGAGTGCCGATCATCGTTGCGATCAATAAAATCGACAAGCCGGGGGCGGATCCGGGGAAGATCCGCCAGACCCTGACTGAGTACAACCTCCTGTCCGAGGAATGGGGCGGGGAGACCATCTTCTGCGAGGTTTCGGCAAAGAAAAAGATAGGCATTGAAGGACTTTTGGAGATGATCATCCTGCAAACCGATATCATGGAACTGAAAGCCGATCCTGATCGTCCCGCCCGCGGCGTTATAATCGAAGCCAAGCTGGACCGGGGACGGGGGCCGTTGGCGACCGTTCTGATCCAGGAGGGCACCTTGCATGAGGGGGATGCCTTTGTTTCCAAGACGGAATTTGGCCGGGTGCGCGCCCTGGTGAACGATCAGGGCAAAAAAATCAGCGAAGCCGGTCCGGCGATGCCGGTCGAGGTCGTTGGTTTCTCCCGCGTACCGCAGGTAGGCACCGAGTTCGTCTGCGTCGAGGATGAGAAAAAAGCGAGAAGCATCGGCCAGTACTGGATTCGCAAGGAACGGGAAAGGGATCTTTCCGTATCCTCGAAGGTAACGCTGGAACAGCTCTATCAGCGGATAAAGGAGGGGGCCAAGGAACTGAATGTCATCGTCAAAGCGGATGTGCAGGGCTCCGTCGAGGCCTTGTGCGAAGCCCTCAACAAGCTCAGTACAAACGATATAAAACTTAAAATAATTCACAGCTCTACGGGAACCATTACCGAAAATGACGTCATGCTCGCCTCGGCGTCGGACGCGATCATCATCGGGTTCAATGTGCGACCGGACGCGCGGGTGGCGGAGCTGGCGGAACATGAAGGGATCGACATAAAGCTCTATGACATCATCTATAATGTTATTGCGGATGTCAGGGCAGCCATGGAGGGTCTCCTGGAGCCGGTGTATAAGGAGGTTGTCCAGGGGCGCGCCGAAGTCAGGGAGGTTTTCCGTGTTCCGAAGATCGGCGCCATTGCCGGGAGTTTCGTTCTGGACGGCAAGATTGTCCGGTCGGCCAGCCTGCGCCTGATTCGGGACGGGGTTGTGGTTTTTGAGGGGAAAATTGCCTCGCTCAGGCGGTTCAAGGACGATGCCAAAGAGGTAGCCGCTGGTTTTGAATGCGGGATCGGTATTGAGGGGTTCAATGATATGAAGGCAATGGATATCATCGAAACCTACGTAAAGGAACAAATCGAGCGTAAACTGTAG
- the rbfA gene encoding 30S ribosome-binding factor RbfA, which translates to MTGFKRADRVADLIKIEIADILLKQVRDPRIGVLTITGVKVSDDLRSARIYFVEFGKNECSEGVKEGLKKASGFLRRELGRRLQLRYAPELFFSYDPSFAYGERIEELIAEIHKKEDDFLCNEEGNASADR; encoded by the coding sequence ATGACTGGGTTCAAAAGGGCAGACCGCGTGGCCGATCTGATCAAAATAGAGATAGCAGATATCCTGCTGAAACAGGTTCGCGACCCCCGCATCGGCGTTCTTACGATTACCGGGGTTAAGGTTTCCGACGATCTGCGCTCGGCGAGGATTTATTTCGTCGAATTTGGGAAGAATGAGTGCAGCGAGGGGGTTAAGGAGGGGCTGAAAAAGGCGTCCGGATTTTTGAGACGGGAATTGGGACGCAGGCTCCAGCTTCGTTACGCTCCGGAACTGTTTTTCTCCTACGACCCCTCTTTTGCCTACGGCGAAAGGATTGAAGAGCTGATCGCGGAGATTCATAAAAAGGAAGATGATTTTTTGTGCAACGAGGAGGGGAATGCTTCAGCAGATAGGTGA
- the pcnB gene encoding polynucleotide adenylyltransferase PcnB, producing the protein MQPRIIGREEHGISRKQISPNALHTLYRLQDNGFVAYLVGGCVRDLLLGRTPKDFDIVTNAAPGQIKHLFRNARIIGRRFRLVHLHFQDEILEVSTFRASAPSEAEGAEEADGEKRPPRHLKDEDGMVLRDNVFGTPEEDALRRDFTINALAYSIADFSVIDFTNGMSDLEQRLIRPIGDPFVRFTEDPVRMIRAVRFAASHDFAIDTEAWDVICELAPTIVRAAPARLYEEMLKIFLLGSARPVFTLLEKSGLLAALFPALIRGSAAKGDLTAVLQANMESLDRLLQKGLSPSPPLFLAMLFGPGLEEDALARHREGVPYLQALDAACELFLTELVTTVSVPGRISGQLRRILALQPSLHRIPPRRPASLAGRPEFSDAMTYLIFTTRMREEGRKAREWWKNFINAPAETRLDPPGAAAAAPAKRRRRKRRSACPAERIVAP; encoded by the coding sequence CCAACGCGCTGCATACCCTTTATCGTCTTCAGGACAATGGTTTTGTCGCCTACCTCGTGGGCGGGTGCGTCCGCGACCTGCTTCTGGGGCGCACTCCCAAGGATTTTGATATAGTGACAAATGCCGCGCCCGGCCAGATCAAACATCTCTTTCGCAATGCCCGGATCATCGGCCGCCGTTTTCGGCTGGTGCATCTGCATTTCCAGGATGAAATTCTGGAGGTCTCCACCTTTCGCGCTTCCGCGCCTTCCGAGGCAGAGGGGGCGGAAGAAGCGGACGGCGAAAAACGCCCGCCGCGTCATCTGAAGGACGAAGACGGAATGGTGCTGCGCGACAATGTTTTCGGGACTCCGGAGGAGGATGCCCTTCGCCGCGACTTTACCATCAACGCCCTGGCCTACAGCATCGCTGATTTTTCGGTTATTGACTTCACCAATGGGATGAGCGATCTGGAACAGCGGCTCATTCGTCCCATCGGCGATCCCTTTGTCCGGTTTACGGAAGATCCGGTGCGGATGATTCGCGCTGTCCGTTTCGCCGCCTCCCACGATTTTGCTATAGATACGGAGGCTTGGGATGTTATCTGCGAACTTGCTCCCACCATCGTCCGCGCCGCGCCGGCGAGGCTCTACGAGGAAATGCTGAAGATCTTCCTGCTCGGGTCTGCCCGTCCGGTTTTTACCCTTTTGGAGAAAAGCGGGCTCCTTGCCGCCCTTTTCCCCGCGCTGATTCGGGGGTCCGCCGCCAAAGGCGATCTGACTGCGGTCTTGCAGGCAAACATGGAAAGTCTCGACCGGCTCCTGCAAAAGGGACTCTCCCCCTCCCCACCGCTTTTTCTGGCAATGCTCTTTGGCCCCGGGCTGGAAGAGGATGCCCTTGCCCGTCACCGTGAGGGCGTTCCCTATTTGCAGGCCCTGGATGCCGCCTGTGAATTGTTTCTGACGGAGCTGGTAACGACCGTCAGCGTGCCGGGACGGATCAGCGGTCAACTGCGCCGCATTCTTGCCTTGCAGCCCTCCTTGCACAGAATACCGCCGCGGCGCCCCGCCTCCCTGGCCGGTCGGCCCGAGTTCTCGGACGCCATGACGTATCTGATATTCACGACCCGGATGCGGGAAGAAGGCCGGAAAGCTCGTGAATGGTGGAAAAACTTCATAAATGCCCCAGCCGAAACCCGGTTGGACCCTCCTGGCGCAGCGGCCGCGGCGCCGGCAAAACGCCGCAGAAGGAAAAGACGCAGCGCTTGTCCTGCGGAACGTATTGTCGCGCCTTAA